The following proteins are co-located in the Candidatus Nitrotoga sp. AM1P genome:
- the cas4 gene encoding CRISPR-associated protein Cas4, with translation MADIEPINVSALNQYTYCPRRCGLIYLENEFSDNIHTSRGNAEHERVDQIGYVTTREGARAEYALPIWSEQLGLIGKCDVVEFWTDGNIYPVEYKHGARKKRLNDDLQLAAQALCLEEMTGKVITHGAIYHHTSRRRREIAITPELRQQVEDTVAAIRIMMNSGKLPPPVNDARCKDCSLIEICQPHAVAERAVQHSLLETLFEPEGI, from the coding sequence GACGTTGTGGTTTGATTTATTTGGAAAACGAATTTTCCGACAATATTCACACTTCACGCGGCAACGCTGAGCATGAGCGTGTCGATCAAATAGGATACGTGACAACTCGCGAAGGCGCGCGGGCTGAATATGCCTTGCCTATATGGTCTGAACAGCTTGGGTTAATCGGTAAATGTGATGTGGTGGAATTCTGGACGGATGGCAATATTTATCCGGTGGAATACAAGCATGGGGCACGCAAAAAGCGCCTTAATGATGATTTGCAACTGGCGGCGCAAGCTTTGTGTCTGGAAGAAATGACTGGTAAGGTCATCACGCATGGCGCGATCTATCACCATACATCGCGGCGTCGCCGCGAGATTGCCATCACGCCTGAGTTGCGGCAGCAGGTAGAAGACACTGTTGCCGCCATTCGCATTATGATGAATTCAGGCAAGTTGCCGCCTCCGGTCAATGACGCGCGCTGTAAGGATTGTTCGTTGATAGAAATTTGCCAGCCTCACGCGGTCGCTGAACGTGCGGTGCAGCATAGTCTGCTGGAAACTTTGTTCGAGCCGGAGGGTATATAA
- the cas1c gene encoding type I-C CRISPR-associated endonuclease Cas1c, whose amino-acid sequence MARQLLNTLYVMTPNSYLHLENDTVRVEVEREKKLQVPLHHLGSVICLGNIMLSPALMHRCADDGISLVLLNNQGRFKARLEGSVSGNILLRQAQHRLALDAKFALGIAQSTIAGKLRNARQVLLRGAREAGDVEDSSALAAATERLSNSLRNLSHAPDLDVVRGIEGDAAKNYFAALSLLVKREVRDKFTMDGRTRRPPRDRFNALLSFLYSMLMNDCRSALEAVGLDPQLGFLHTVRPGRAALALDLMEEFRAIFADRLALTLINRGQIGPNDFAEREGGAVLLEGDARRTVVVAYQERKQEEVMHPLLETKVPIGLIPLLQARFMARTLRGEMEGYLPFLYR is encoded by the coding sequence ATGGCGCGCCAGTTGCTTAACACACTCTACGTCATGACACCAAATTCTTACCTCCATCTGGAGAACGATACGGTGCGGGTGGAAGTGGAGCGCGAGAAGAAGTTACAGGTACCGCTGCATCATCTGGGTAGTGTGATATGTCTGGGTAATATCATGCTTTCACCTGCGTTGATGCATCGCTGTGCGGATGATGGCATCAGCCTGGTGTTGCTGAATAATCAGGGACGATTCAAGGCGCGTCTGGAAGGCTCGGTTTCCGGCAATATCTTGTTGCGGCAGGCGCAGCATCGCTTGGCACTAGATGCAAAATTTGCGCTGGGTATTGCTCAGAGTACGATTGCCGGGAAGTTGCGTAATGCCCGTCAAGTCTTGCTGCGCGGCGCACGTGAAGCAGGTGATGTTGAGGATAGCAGCGCACTCGCGGCGGCAACCGAGAGACTCTCCAATTCGTTGCGCAACCTGTCTCACGCCCCTGATTTGGATGTGGTGCGCGGCATTGAAGGCGATGCGGCAAAAAATTATTTCGCCGCGTTGTCGCTGTTGGTCAAGCGCGAGGTACGTGACAAGTTCACCATGGATGGACGCACTCGTCGGCCACCGCGTGATCGATTCAATGCGCTACTTTCTTTTCTCTACTCCATGTTGATGAACGACTGCCGTTCTGCGCTGGAGGCGGTGGGTCTTGATCCTCAGCTTGGCTTCTTGCATACCGTTCGCCCGGGACGCGCTGCACTCGCACTGGATTTGATGGAAGAGTTTCGTGCCATTTTCGCTGACCGGCTGGCCCTTACGTTGATTAACCGGGGGCAGATTGGCCCCAATGATTTTGCCGAACGTGAAGGGGGCGCGGTATTGCTTGAAGGCGATGCACGCCGTACCGTGGTGGTCGCCTATCAAGAACGCAAACAGGAAGAGGTGATGCATCCTTTGCTTGAAACCAAGGTACCGATTGGTCTGATACCGTTGCTGCAAGCGCGCTTTATGGCGCGCACTCTGCGCGGGGAAATGGAAGGCTATCTGCCGTTTCTTTACCGTTAA
- the cas2 gene encoding CRISPR-associated endonuclease Cas2, protein MLIIITYDVSTITAAGRKRLRRVAKVCESTGQRVQNSVFECKVNQMQLEELERRLLAEIDEKEDSLRLYRLTEPVELHIKEYGNFQAVDFEGTLVI, encoded by the coding sequence ATGCTGATTATTATTACTTACGATGTATCCACTATCACCGCTGCCGGACGTAAACGGCTGCGTCGTGTCGCGAAAGTTTGCGAAAGCACTGGGCAACGAGTGCAAAATTCTGTGTTTGAGTGCAAGGTTAATCAAATGCAGCTTGAAGAATTAGAACGGCGACTGCTTGCCGAGATAGACGAAAAAGAAGATAGCCTGCGCTTATATCGCTTGACCGAACCGGTGGAGTTGCACATCAAGGAGTATGGGAATTTCCAAGCTGTGGACTTTGAAGGGACGTTGGTAATATGA
- a CDS encoding ATP-dependent DNA helicase — translation MIDKKIAFLFSPDGALAEHIPNFRARPQQVEMAQAIAQAITANGQLIAEAGTGTGKTFAYLVPALLAGGKVIISTGTKNLQDQLFQRDLPTVRDALKVPVSIALLKGRSNYLCHYHLERTLSDGRFTTREDSRHLTKIVKYAKITQSGDKSGVSDVPENALIWMQVTSTRDNCLGQECPHHKDCFVLKARKEAMRADVVVVNHHLFFADLMLRDEGVTELLPACNTVIFDEAHQLPETASLFFGESISTSQIIELARDARLEAAISAKDFAALPIATDSLDKAARDLRLVFKQSEGRMTAIAMEDLSGWTDAISVLSDKLKQVNNLLEKQAERSEGLESCWQRGQEMAQKILQWQDKKQVDMVRWLEIFHQSVQLNTTPLSIAEIFAKQINGHPRAWIFTSATITVKQDFSHYQSEMGLLEAQTACWDSPFNYPEQALLYVPQNMLDPNNPGYTEAVVLAALPLIEASKGRAFLLFTSLRAMQRAHEILTTEFERKKLNYPLMLQGEGSRNELLSRFREHGNAILLGSQSFWEGVDVRGEALSLVVIDKLPFAPPDDPVLAARLAQITSQGRNAFMEYQLPRTVINLKQGAGRLIRDETDRGVLMICDPRLIAKSYGKRIWQSLPPFKRTRNLSEAVDFLHSSENQ, via the coding sequence ATGATAGATAAAAAAATCGCATTCCTGTTTTCGCCTGATGGTGCGCTGGCCGAACACATCCCCAATTTTCGCGCGCGCCCACAGCAAGTTGAAATGGCACAAGCCATCGCACAGGCGATTACCGCGAATGGCCAGCTCATCGCAGAGGCAGGCACAGGCACAGGCAAGACTTTTGCTTATCTCGTCCCTGCCCTGCTCGCAGGCGGCAAGGTAATTATTTCCACCGGCACAAAAAATTTGCAGGACCAACTGTTCCAACGCGATTTACCCACGGTGCGTGATGCGCTTAAAGTGCCGGTTTCGATAGCATTGCTCAAGGGCCGCTCCAATTATCTGTGCCATTATCACCTCGAACGCACGCTGTCTGATGGCCGCTTTACCACGCGCGAAGATTCGCGCCATCTAACCAAAATTGTGAAGTACGCAAAAATTACCCAATCCGGCGATAAAAGTGGTGTGAGCGATGTACCAGAGAATGCACTCATCTGGATGCAGGTGACTTCAACACGCGATAACTGCCTGGGACAGGAATGTCCGCATCATAAAGATTGCTTTGTACTCAAGGCTCGCAAGGAGGCGATGCGGGCCGATGTGGTGGTGGTGAACCATCATTTGTTTTTCGCTGATTTGATGCTGCGCGACGAAGGCGTGACGGAACTGCTGCCAGCTTGCAATACCGTTATTTTCGACGAAGCACACCAATTGCCTGAGACCGCCAGCTTATTTTTTGGCGAGAGTATTTCGACTTCACAAATCATCGAACTGGCACGAGACGCGCGGTTGGAGGCGGCAATTTCGGCTAAAGACTTTGCCGCGCTTCCCATCGCTACCGACTCGTTGGACAAAGCCGCACGTGACTTACGCCTGGTATTCAAACAAAGCGAGGGACGCATGACTGCCATCGCCATGGAAGATTTATCCGGCTGGACGGATGCCATAAGCGTGTTAAGCGATAAGCTCAAGCAGGTTAACAATCTGCTGGAAAAGCAAGCAGAGCGCAGCGAGGGACTAGAGAGTTGCTGGCAACGTGGACAGGAGATGGCGCAAAAAATTTTGCAATGGCAGGATAAAAAGCAAGTGGATATGGTGCGCTGGCTGGAAATATTTCACCAATCCGTGCAACTCAACACCACACCGTTGTCCATCGCAGAAATATTCGCCAAGCAAATTAATGGCCACCCACGTGCATGGATTTTTACGTCAGCCACGATTACCGTGAAGCAGGATTTCTCGCACTATCAATCCGAAATGGGGTTGCTTGAGGCTCAAACTGCCTGCTGGGATAGTCCTTTCAATTACCCTGAGCAAGCACTGCTATATGTACCCCAAAATATGCTCGATCCGAATAATCCTGGCTATACCGAAGCGGTGGTGCTGGCGGCTCTCCCGTTGATCGAGGCCAGCAAAGGACGGGCGTTTTTGCTGTTCACCAGCCTGCGTGCCATGCAACGCGCGCATGAAATTTTAACGACCGAGTTCGAACGCAAGAAGCTTAACTATCCGCTGATGTTACAAGGCGAGGGTTCACGCAATGAGCTGTTGAGCCGCTTCCGCGAACACGGCAACGCCATTCTACTGGGCAGTCAGTCGTTTTGGGAAGGAGTGGATGTGCGCGGCGAAGCGCTTTCGTTAGTGGTAATAGACAAACTGCCGTTCGCCCCGCCGGATGACCCAGTGCTGGCGGCACGCCTTGCACAGATAACCAGCCAGGGGCGTAACGCCTTCATGGAATATCAGTTGCCCCGCACGGTCATTAATCTTAAGCAAGGTGCAGGACGCTTGATTCGCGATGAGACCGATCGCGGCGTATTGATGATTTGTGACCCACGTTTGATAGCAAAATCCTACGGCAAGCGCATATGGCAGAGCTTGCCACCATTCAAGCGCACACGGAATTTAAGTGAGGCGGTGGATTTTTTGCATAGTTCAGAAAATCAGTAA
- a CDS encoding type I restriction endonuclease subunit R: MIFSEDSRVKIPCILHLVRLGYRYFSLKNAVWDDETNIFPDLFRAAIARINPGIESDDIDRLLTDVKLLLDNEDLGKAFYEKLTERSGNRLIDFENFSNNSFHVVTELTCKNGNDEFRPDITLLINGMPLVFIEVKKPNNREGVLAERNRIVTRCRNPRFRRFINITQLMVFSNNMEYEDGSPHPIEGAFYASPSYDAPIFNYFREEEELNLAHLLADVDDAVENEVLRDNNLNVIKHSPEFISNNSPNTPTNRICTSLFSRDRLSFLLQYALAYVNESDGLHKHVMRYPQIFATKAIERKLDAGVRKGIIWHTQGSGKTALAYYNTRFLTDYFQRRGIIPKFYFIVDRIDLLIQAQREFACRGLTVHTIDTREAFACDIKATQALHNHTDRPEITVVNIQKFQDDPDVVRTEDYDVSIQRVYFLDEVHRSYNPQGSFLANLSQSDRNAIKIGLTGTPLLGDNYNSRALFGDYIHKYYYNASIADGYTLRLIREKIATNYKLSLQEALAAVELQQGDIDRKLVYAHPRFVEPMLDYIIRDFEKSRSALNDATIGGMVICDSAEQARQMFEIFNTVYAAQPQPLYAQDSAQELIAARQPDSYAARMMLENKAKSGALILHDVGSKEERKTWVEDFKAGKIDLLFVYNMLLTGFDARRLKKLYLGRVIRKHNLLQALTRVNRPYKDFRYGYVVDFADIRNEFDATNKAYFDELQAELGDEVEHYSNLFKSSEEIAQEIEAIKDILFSFNVENAEEFSRQISQIQDRATVLALKKALADARNLYNLIRLQAEYGFLQQLDFQKLNQLYRETCNHLDLLNLKESIESSTDTSNLLNVALEDVLFMFTKIREEELVLADKLKNTLRQTREALADNFDPQDPKFITLKEELERLFKKKKLNEVTQEEMTANIGALNAIHDKVKELNRQNNQLRAKYHGDAKYTRIHKRLQERGTIMETERSLCDALSGVKQQADEQVLQNTQLLANESYFERMMMPLVIGEFQTHKKIKLDPDAAHTINHLVVAEYMNEFASGTKTGART; the protein is encoded by the coding sequence ATGATTTTTAGTGAAGACTCAAGAGTCAAAATCCCCTGTATCTTGCATCTGGTGCGGCTTGGCTACCGCTACTTCTCGCTCAAGAATGCCGTATGGGACGATGAGACCAATATCTTTCCGGACTTGTTTCGTGCCGCCATCGCCCGGATCAATCCCGGCATTGAGAGTGACGACATCGACCGACTGTTGACCGACGTCAAACTCCTGCTGGACAACGAAGACCTCGGCAAAGCCTTCTACGAAAAGCTCACTGAACGCTCAGGTAACCGGCTGATCGACTTCGAAAACTTCAGCAACAACAGCTTCCATGTCGTCACAGAGTTAACCTGCAAGAATGGCAACGACGAGTTCCGGCCGGATATCACCCTGCTCATCAACGGCATGCCGCTGGTCTTCATCGAGGTCAAGAAACCCAACAACCGCGAAGGCGTGCTGGCCGAGCGCAACCGCATCGTCACGCGCTGCCGCAATCCCCGTTTCCGTCGCTTCATCAATATTACCCAATTGATGGTTTTCTCCAACAACATGGAGTACGAAGACGGCTCACCGCATCCCATTGAGGGGGCCTTCTATGCCAGCCCCTCGTATGACGCGCCGATCTTTAATTACTTCCGCGAAGAGGAGGAGCTGAATCTGGCCCACCTGCTGGCCGACGTGGACGACGCAGTCGAAAACGAGGTGCTGCGCGATAACAATCTCAACGTTATCAAGCACAGCCCGGAATTCATCAGCAATAATTCGCCCAACACGCCGACCAATCGGATTTGCACCTCCCTGTTCAGCCGCGACCGCCTGTCGTTCCTTCTGCAATACGCCCTGGCCTATGTGAACGAGTCCGACGGTCTGCATAAGCATGTCATGCGTTATCCCCAGATCTTCGCCACTAAGGCAATTGAACGGAAGCTGGATGCTGGTGTACGCAAGGGGATCATCTGGCACACCCAGGGCAGTGGCAAAACCGCGCTGGCCTATTACAACACCCGTTTTCTCACCGACTACTTTCAGCGCAGGGGCATCATTCCCAAGTTCTACTTCATCGTTGACAGGATTGACCTGCTTATTCAGGCGCAGCGAGAGTTTGCTTGCCGTGGGCTGACGGTTCATACCATCGACACTCGCGAAGCCTTTGCTTGCGATATCAAGGCGACACAGGCCCTGCACAACCACACCGACAGGCCGGAGATCACCGTGGTCAACATCCAAAAATTTCAGGATGACCCGGATGTGGTGCGCACCGAGGATTACGACGTCAGCATCCAGCGCGTTTATTTTCTCGATGAGGTGCACCGCAGCTACAACCCGCAGGGCAGCTTTCTTGCCAACCTGAGCCAGTCCGACCGGAATGCCATCAAGATCGGTCTCACCGGCACGCCGCTGTTAGGTGACAACTACAACTCCCGCGCCCTGTTCGGCGACTACATCCACAAGTACTACTACAATGCCTCCATCGCCGACGGTTACACCCTGCGCTTGATCCGCGAAAAGATCGCTACCAACTACAAGCTCTCACTGCAAGAGGCTCTCGCCGCAGTGGAACTTCAGCAGGGCGATATCGACCGCAAGCTCGTCTATGCGCACCCGCGTTTTGTCGAGCCGATGCTCGATTACATCATCCGCGACTTTGAAAAAAGCCGGAGTGCGCTGAACGACGCCACCATCGGTGGCATGGTGATCTGTGACAGTGCCGAGCAGGCCCGGCAGATGTTCGAGATCTTCAATACGGTCTATGCGGCTCAGCCCCAGCCTCTCTACGCGCAAGATTCGGCACAAGAGTTGATCGCAGCCCGTCAGCCTGACAGTTATGCCGCCAGAATGATGCTTGAAAACAAGGCCAAAAGCGGTGCGCTGATCCTGCACGATGTTGGCAGCAAGGAGGAACGCAAGACCTGGGTAGAGGACTTCAAGGCAGGCAAGATCGATCTGCTGTTCGTCTACAACATGCTGCTCACCGGCTTTGATGCCCGGCGGCTGAAAAAGCTCTACCTCGGCCGGGTGATCCGCAAGCACAACCTGCTCCAGGCACTCACCCGTGTCAACCGCCCCTACAAGGATTTTCGCTACGGCTACGTTGTCGATTTTGCTGACATCCGCAATGAGTTCGACGCTACCAACAAAGCCTATTTCGACGAACTGCAAGCCGAGTTGGGCGACGAAGTGGAGCATTACTCCAACCTGTTTAAATCCTCAGAGGAGATTGCTCAGGAAATCGAGGCGATCAAGGACATTCTGTTCAGCTTCAATGTCGAAAACGCCGAGGAATTTTCACGGCAGATCAGCCAGATCCAGGATCGCGCCACGGTGCTGGCCTTGAAAAAAGCACTGGCCGATGCCCGCAATCTCTACAACCTCATCCGTCTGCAGGCCGAATACGGATTCCTCCAACAACTCGATTTCCAGAAACTGAACCAGCTTTACCGCGAAACCTGCAATCACCTCGACCTGCTCAACCTCAAGGAAAGCATCGAATCCAGCACCGACACCAGCAACCTGCTCAATGTCGCCCTCGAAGACGTCCTGTTCATGTTCACCAAGATCCGCGAAGAGGAACTGGTGCTGGCCGACAAGTTGAAAAACACCCTGCGCCAGACCCGCGAGGCCCTGGCTGACAACTTCGACCCGCAAGACCCCAAATTCATCACCCTTAAGGAAGAGCTGGAGCGGCTGTTCAAGAAAAAGAAGCTGAACGAAGTCACACAGGAAGAGATGACTGCCAATATCGGCGCGCTCAACGCGATCCACGACAAGGTTAAAGAATTGAACCGGCAGAACAATCAGCTCCGTGCCAAGTATCACGGAGACGCGAAATACACACGCATCCATAAACGCTTGCAAGAACGCGGGACAATCATGGAGACCGAGCGTAGCCTCTGCGATGCGCTTTCCGGCGTGAAGCAGCAAGCCGACGAGCAGGTATTGCAGAACACCCAGCTTCTGGCGAACGAAAGCTATTTCGAGCGAATGATGATGCCCCTCGTAATCGGTGAATTCCAGACCCATAAAAAAATCAAGCTCGACCCGGACGCCGCTCACACCATCAACCATCTGGTGGTAGCCGAATACATGAATGAATTTGCCTCAGGCACCAAAACAGGAGCACGCACTTGA
- a CDS encoding HsdM family class I SAM-dependent methyltransferase — protein sequence MITQDFEICTRQLIDNLKAICAAYGLGNDGNEFKIITQVFLYKFLNDKFAFEAKKVRPALAKAESWKQAIANLSADDLEMLQLQMGADTARLKPEHFIAHLFGRQNAPEFAKLFDDTLRDIAITNNDIFAVKTDGGAKITLFDRVSEFITDPSKRDAFCRAIINKLVEFSFERIFTQKYDFYAALFEYLIKDYNKDSGGKYAEYYTPHAVAKIMAAILVPEAVRGKIKDVSCYDPSAGSGSLLMNIAHAIGEQRCSIYSQDISQKSSSLLRLNLILNNLVHSIPNIIQGNTMLHPYHREGKVLKKFDYIVSNPPFKMDFSDFRNELDAKEHQKRFFAGVPNTPKQAVDKMAIYQLFLQHIIHSLKPGGKAAVVVPTGFITAQSGIDRKIREHLVTKKMLAGVVSMPSNIFATTGTNVSILFIDDANKEGVVLVDASNLGTKVKDGKNQKTLLSNAEEDHIIATFNAKQAMGDFSVVVNYADIVAKNYSLSPGQYFEVRIDYSDLTTAQFAEKMQGFTGNLDKLFKESAGLEQEIKKQLAGLRYE from the coding sequence TTGATCACGCAGGATTTTGAAATTTGCACCCGGCAATTGATCGACAATCTCAAAGCGATCTGTGCCGCTTACGGCCTCGGCAACGACGGCAACGAGTTCAAGATCATCACCCAGGTCTTTCTCTACAAATTCCTGAACGACAAATTCGCCTTCGAAGCCAAAAAGGTCCGGCCGGCGCTAGCCAAAGCCGAAAGCTGGAAACAGGCTATCGCGAATTTAAGTGCCGACGATCTGGAAATGCTGCAATTACAGATGGGGGCGGACACCGCCCGCCTGAAGCCTGAGCACTTCATCGCCCACCTCTTCGGTCGCCAGAATGCGCCGGAATTCGCCAAGCTCTTTGACGACACGCTGCGCGACATCGCCATCACCAACAATGACATCTTCGCCGTCAAGACCGACGGCGGTGCCAAAATCACCCTGTTCGACCGGGTGAGCGAATTCATCACCGATCCATCAAAGCGCGACGCCTTCTGCCGCGCCATCATCAATAAGCTGGTTGAATTCAGTTTCGAGCGCATCTTCACGCAGAAGTACGACTTCTACGCTGCCCTGTTCGAGTACCTGATCAAGGACTACAACAAGGACAGCGGTGGCAAGTATGCCGAGTACTACACCCCGCATGCCGTCGCCAAGATCATGGCCGCCATCCTGGTGCCGGAGGCGGTGCGCGGCAAGATCAAGGATGTCAGTTGCTACGACCCGTCAGCCGGTTCCGGCTCCCTGCTGATGAATATCGCCCACGCCATCGGCGAGCAACGCTGCAGCATCTATTCGCAGGATATCTCGCAGAAGTCATCCAGTCTGCTGCGCTTGAACCTCATCCTCAACAATCTGGTGCACTCCATTCCCAACATCATCCAGGGCAACACCATGCTCCACCCCTATCACCGGGAAGGTAAGGTACTGAAGAAATTCGACTACATCGTTTCCAATCCGCCCTTCAAGATGGATTTCAGCGACTTCAGGAATGAGCTGGACGCCAAGGAGCATCAGAAACGCTTTTTCGCCGGGGTGCCGAACACGCCTAAGCAGGCCGTGGATAAGATGGCTATCTACCAGCTCTTCCTCCAGCACATTATTCATTCGCTAAAACCTGGCGGCAAGGCGGCGGTCGTGGTACCCACCGGCTTCATCACCGCGCAAAGCGGTATCGACAGGAAGATCCGTGAACATCTGGTGACCAAGAAAATGCTGGCCGGCGTGGTCTCCATGCCAAGCAACATCTTCGCCACCACCGGCACCAACGTTTCCATTCTGTTCATTGACGACGCCAACAAGGAAGGCGTGGTACTGGTTGATGCCTCCAACCTCGGCACCAAGGTCAAGGACGGCAAGAATCAGAAGACCTTACTCTCCAACGCCGAAGAAGACCATATCATCGCCACCTTCAATGCCAAGCAGGCGATGGGAGATTTTTCGGTAGTGGTGAACTACGCCGACATCGTCGCCAAGAATTATTCTTTGAGTCCGGGACAGTATTTCGAGGTGAGGATTGACTATTCAGATCTAACGACGGCACAGTTCGCAGAGAAAATGCAGGGTTTTACTGGCAATCTGGACAAGTTGTTCAAGGAATCGGCGGGGCTGGAGCAGGAGATCAAGAAGCAGCTGGCGGGGTTACGTTATGAGTAG
- a CDS encoding restriction endonuclease subunit S → MRFEDSEQDRYGLQYGDLVICEGGEPGRCAIWKDQVSGMKIQKALHRARVRGSYSNEFVYYRLLLAGRNGELSKHFIGSTIKHLTGIGLKQVELSYPSYEAQKKIAAVLSALDSKIDCNNRINVELEAMAKTLYDYWFVQFDFPFDFAQGRPDVNGKPYKSSGGKMVYNPTLKREIPPGWIDRQLSQIANITMGQSPTGESLNDAEDGIEFFQGSTDFGWQFPTVRQYTTQPARMAKRGDILLSVRAPVGDLNIAHLDCCIGRGVAALNSKDGFDGFLFYVMQYFKKIFDRRNSEGTTFGSITKDDLHSLPLAYPPTELLKEYDTVVSRYNQMVFARSMENQHLTQLRDWLLPMLMNGQVTVA, encoded by the coding sequence ATGCGCTTTGAGGATAGTGAGCAAGATCGATACGGTTTGCAATATGGAGATCTTGTTATTTGTGAAGGTGGCGAGCCTGGACGTTGCGCGATCTGGAAAGACCAAGTTTCGGGCATGAAGATTCAGAAGGCTCTCCATCGGGCGCGTGTTCGCGGCAGTTATAGCAATGAATTTGTCTATTACCGATTACTACTTGCTGGAAGAAATGGCGAGCTGAGCAAGCATTTCATCGGCTCAACCATCAAACATCTGACGGGTATTGGACTGAAGCAGGTAGAGCTTTCGTATCCTTCATATGAAGCGCAGAAAAAAATCGCAGCCGTTCTCTCCGCCCTCGACTCAAAAATCGATTGCAACAACCGCATCAATGTCGAGTTGGAAGCGATGGCGAAAACCCTGTACGACTACTGGTTCGTGCAGTTCGATTTCCCCTTCGACTTCGCTCAGGGCAGGCCCGACGTCAACGGCAAACCCTACAAATCATCCGGCGGCAAGATGGTCTACAACCCCACTCTGAAACGGGAAATTCCGCCGGGGTGGATAGACCGGCAGTTAAGCCAGATTGCCAATATCACGATGGGGCAGTCACCGACCGGCGAATCTTTGAACGACGCAGAAGACGGGATCGAGTTTTTTCAAGGCTCCACTGATTTCGGCTGGCAGTTTCCGACTGTACGCCAATACACAACCCAGCCGGCCCGCATGGCGAAACGTGGAGACATCCTGCTGAGTGTCCGGGCGCCGGTCGGAGACCTGAATATTGCACACCTTGACTGTTGCATTGGGCGGGGTGTGGCTGCATTGAATAGCAAGGATGGCTTCGACGGTTTTCTGTTTTACGTCATGCAATATTTCAAGAAGATCTTCGACAGACGCAACAGCGAGGGAACAACATTCGGTTCCATTACCAAGGATGATCTGCATTCACTGCCGCTGGCCTATCCACCGACTGAACTTCTCAAGGAATACGACACGGTGGTGTCGAGATATAACCAGATGGTCTTTGCGCGAAGCATGGAAAACCAGCACCTCACCCAACTCCGCGACTGGCTCCTGCCCATGCTGATGAACGGCCAGGTCACGGTGGCGTGA
- a CDS encoding MFS transporter encodes MVGVGAVFTLARFSEAFLVLRAQQSGIPLALVPLVMVAMNLVYAGAAYPFGQLSDRMNHKTLLTWGLVVLIAADLVLATNDHWTTVLAGVALWGLHMGITQGLLATMVADTAPANLRGTAFGVFNLVSGVAMLIASTVAGLLWDQLGASFTFYAGAAFCVIALLALIKKT; translated from the coding sequence GTGGTCGGCGTGGGGGCTGTGTTTACACTGGCTCGATTCAGTGAGGCATTTCTAGTCTTGCGCGCACAGCAAAGTGGCATCCCCCTCGCTTTGGTGCCGCTGGTGATGGTGGCAATGAACCTCGTTTATGCCGGAGCGGCTTACCCTTTTGGCCAGCTGTCAGACCGCATGAACCATAAGACACTTTTGACTTGGGGCCTCGTTGTATTGATTGCCGCCGACCTGGTATTGGCCACCAACGATCACTGGACGACGGTACTTGCGGGCGTGGCGCTGTGGGGACTGCACATGGGGATCACGCAAGGATTGTTGGCGACGATGGTCGCCGACACCGCCCCAGCTAATTTACGTGGTACTGCGTTCGGCGTTTTCAATCTGGTCAGCGGTGTCGCAATGCTGATCGCCAGCACGGTGGCCGGCTTGCTGTGGGATCAGCTCGGGGCATCATTTACGTTCTATGCCGGTGCCGCGTTCTGTGTCATTGCCCTGCTTGCATTGATTAAAAAAACATAG